One stretch of Halichoerus grypus chromosome 8, mHalGry1.hap1.1, whole genome shotgun sequence DNA includes these proteins:
- the RASGRP1 gene encoding RAS guanyl-releasing protein 1 isoform X2 has protein sequence MFKMDASLTNTMEEFQELVKASGEELHCHLIDTTQINARDWSRKLTQRIKSNTSKKRKVSLLFDHLEPEELSEHLTYLEFKSFRRISFSDYQNYLVNSCVKENPTMERSIALCNGISQWVQLMVLSRPTPQLRAEVFIKFIQVAQKLHQLQNFNTLMAVIGGLCHSSISRLKETSSHVPHEINKVLGEMTELLSSCRNYDNYRRAYGECTQFKIPILGVHLKDLISLYEAMPDYLEDGKVNVHKLLALYNHINELVQLQEVAPPLEANKDLVHLLTLSLDLYYTEDEIYELSYAREPRNHKAPPLTPSKPPVVVDWASGVSPKPDPKTISKHVQRMVDSVFKNYDHDQDGYISQEEFEKIAASFPFSFCVMDKDREGLISRDEITAYFMRASSIYSKLGLGFPHNFQETTYLKPTFCDNCAGFLWGVIKQGYRCKDCGMNCHKQCKDLVVFECKKRAKNPAAPTENSTAGGPTSSLCSLGAKDLLHAPEEGPFTFPNGEAVEHSEESKDRTIMLMGVSSQKISVRLKRTVAHKATQTESLAWLGSEGPSGTLMLSSPRKTAQDTLYVLPSPTSPCPSPVLVRKRAFVKWENKESLIKSKEDLRHLRLPTYQELEQEINTLKADNDALKIQLKYAQKKIETLQLARSNHVLAQMEHGDCS, from the exons ATGTTTAAAATGGATGCCAGCTTGACAAACACTATGGAGGAGTTTCAGGAGCTGGTGAAGGCTAGTGGTGAGGAGTTACACTGCCACCTGATCGACACAACTCAAAT CAATGCCCGGGACTGGTCCAGGAAACTGACCCAAAGGATAAAATCAAACACCAGCAAGAAACGTAAGGTTTCCCTGCTCTTTGATCACCTGGAGCCCGAGGAGCTGTCGGAGCACCTCACCTACCTGGAGTTCAAGTCCTTCCGGAGGATATCA TTCTCCGATTATCAGAATTACCTTGTGAATAGCTGTGTGAAGGAGAACCCCACCATGGAGCGGTCCATCGCCCTGTGTAACGGCATCTCCCAGTGGGTACAACTGATGGTTCTCAGCCGCCCCACCCCACAGCTCCGGGCAGAAGTCTTCATCAAGTTCATCCAGGTGGCTCAG AAACTCCACCAGCTGCAGAACTTCAATACACTGATGGCTGTGATAGGTGGGCTCTGTCACAGCTCAATCTCCAGGCTCAAGGAGACAAGTTCGCACGTCCCACATGAAATCAATAAG GTTCTGGGTGAGATGACCGAGCTGCTGTCCTCCTGTAGAAACTATGACAACTACCGGCGGGCCTATGGGGAGTGCACCCAATTCAAGATCCCCATTCTGGGGGTGCACCTCAAGGACCTCATCTCCCTGTACGAAGCCATGCCCGACTATCTGGAAGATGGGAAGGTCAATGTCCACAAGCTGCTGGCCCTTTACAATCATATCAATGAACTGGTCCAGCTGCAAGAGGTGGCCCCGCCCTTGGAGGCCAACAAGGACTTGGTGCACCTGCTGACG TTGTCCTTGGATCTCTACTACACTGAAGATGAAATCTACGAGCTTTCCTATGCTCGGGAACCAAGGAACCACAAAGCCCCC CCACTAACACCTTCAAAACCACCAGTAGTGGTGGACTGGGCCTCTGGAGTATCTCCCAAACCGGACCCAAAGACCATAAGTAAACACGTCCAGAGGATGGTGGAT TCCGTCTTCAAGAACTATGATCATGACCAGGATGGATACATTTCTcaggaagagtttgaaaagattGCTGccagttttcccttttccttctgtgtGATGGACAAAGACAG GGAAGGCCTCATCAGCAGAGATGAGATCACAGCCTACTTCATGAGGGCCAGCTCAATCTACTCCAAACTGGGCCTGGGCTTTCCTCACAACTTTCAAGAGACCACCTATCTGAAACCTACATTCTGTGACAACTGTGCTGGATTT CTCTGGGGAGTGATCAAACAAGGATATCGATGTAAAG ACTGCGGGATGAACTGCCACAAACAGTGCAAAGATCTGGTTGTGTTTGAGTGCAAGAAGCGAGCCAAGAACCCAGCAGCTCCCACAGAGAACAGCACCGCTGGAGGGCCAACATCCAGCCTTTGCTCACTGGGAGCCAAAGACCTGCTCCATG CACCTGAGGAAGGGCCTTTCACATTCCCTAATGGGGAGGCAGTGGAACACAGTGAGGAAAGTAAAGATCGGACCATCATGCTCATGGGAGTGTCCTCACAGAAGATTTCTGTTCGGCTGAAGAGGACTGTCGCCCACAAGGCCACCCAGACAGAATCATTGGCTTGGCTTGGCAGTGAGGGTCCTTCCGGGACCTTGATGCTGTCCTCCCCAAGGAAGACAGCCCAGGATACTCTGTATGTGCTTCCCAGTCCCACATCTCCATGCCCCAGCCCCGTCTTGGTCAGAAAGCGGGCTTTTGTCAAGTGGGAGAATAAAGAATCCCTCATAAAATCGAAGGAGGATCTCCGTCATCTCAGACTCCCAACTTACCAAGAGCTGGAACAG GAAATAAATACCCTGAAAGCAGATAATGACGCTCTAAAGATCCAACTGAAATATGcacagaagaaaatagaaaccCTCCAACTTGCAAGAAGCAATCATGTGTTAGCTCAAATGGAGCATGGTGACTGTTCTTAG